tcaacattgatccttgcaaaaccttgtgtttcaaatttttcccttcccttcccccatacccttccctagatggcaagtaatccaatatatgttaaacatgttaaatacgtatatattaaatccaatatatgtattcatatttatacaattaccgtgctgtacaagaaaaatcagatcaaaaagaaaaacattgagaaagaaaataaaatgcaagcaaacaacaaaaagagtgaaaattccattctcatacttctctctctgagtatagatggctttctcatcactgaaattggcctgaatcatctcattgttgaaaagagttaatcagaattgatcgtcatataatcttgttgccgtgtacaatgatctcctggttctgctcattaaatgtatttttcattatgTTGTTTATGAAGGAGATAGAAGGGAAGCATTTACTCAGTTTTTTTCTGCATGCAGAGCACTGTGTTAAAAGCACAGAGCATATGGAGACAAAAGCAGAGGTCATAGAATGAAAGGCTTTTGAGGGTAGAGAATGTTTCATTTTAGTTTTGATATCTTTGGGTAGTTAGGTGAGCTGAGTctgggagtcagggagactcatgttcctgacttcaaatctggcctcagatgcactgtgtgatcctgggcaagtcacttacctctctattacctcaatttccttctctgtcaaatgagctggagaagaaaatggtgagtcactccagtatctttgctaagaaaaccccaaatgggtttatGAATGATCAGAACCACTTAATAATAACAACCCAACAACAATCACAACTGATTGAGAACTGATGGAGAATTTTGAATGGGGAAGTGACCTGCTGAAAAcagtactttaggaaaatttgaTTCACATTGTGAATAAGTTGTATTAGAAAAGGAGAATCTACTTATAATGTGCTACTGCAGTACTCAAGAAAAGAGGTAATAAATTCCACAGACCATGGTGTTAGTGAGAGTGGAGAAAAGTAGATGGTTATCAAAAgacattatgaaagaaaaatccaaaggaACTGGTGACTGATCAATGTGGTAAAGTTCAAATTTCCACCCAGGTTTTGTTTGTGAGGGTCTGATCTTTATAGCTTCAGGCGGgagataaaagaaatttttttctcaattttttgaaAGCTTTCCAAGAATTTGAACATCCTTGGGATGGGGGTGAGGTATATATAATAGTGAAATGTTTAAGATTGTCATGATTATGCCATTCCTCTTTCTCTTGAGAGGCAGACCTTTACAAATCACCAAATTCAGAGCTTAGATAGGGCTTTAAAGATTATTTaatccaaattcctcattttatagaggaggaaactgaagcccagaggaaTGAAGTGATTTGTTTGAACCCATATAACTGGCTAAGATAGTTCCATTCTTCCATGGGATGATGGTCCCATGATGATGATGGGAGATCTGGAATGACCAGGGCATGATCTTTTTagtcatcttattagatttgttTAAACTCtcagagaaatatatttgaatttgttaGATCTGCAGTTTCTTGCCAGTCTGGAGGTCATATCTGACGACAGCGATGAGAATTGTCTTAGAGCAGTCACATTCTCCTCACTAGTGACCTCTGGGAGAGAGAATTTCTGACTTGATGTTAGGTGCTTTAAGCCACTATCATAGTCAGACTCAGCCTGACAGTTTGGAtctttcacaatctggcttcaTTCTAGCTTTGTCTCTTTCCACTCCTTAAAATGGACACCCTACTCTGATTAAACAGGCATATTCACTGTTTCCTGAACTGAATAAACTCAATTCTGCCTCGACTCTCTTTGCCCATACTCTTTTTTTGCCTAGATGCTACCATGTATATCATCTCTTGCCAatcattctttttaaatcttaCCCATCTTCCAAAGCACAATTCAGGAACTActtcttccaagaaattattcaGGATTTCTGTTGAAATCAATGTATAATGGAGGatctttttctctaaaaaaaattatcttttggttttattatattttcattttctaatatagctctttttcctcatccaacAAAATATAACTTttggcaaagaataaaaaaagagcaaaaatagtAGTGTAGCAAAACTAATGCATTCATTAACCAAACTTGACATTATATGCAATATTTTGTATCCATGGCTTTCCAcctttgcaaaaaaagaaaggacatatGTCCTTTCATCTCTTTGGCCTCATACTTGGTTACTATAATGATAcccatttatttttgctttctttccacTTATGTTGTTGATGCTAGGTAGTGAAGTAGAATGCTGAGGTTGGAGTTAGGAAGgctctagtctcagacacttattagctttgtgaccctgggcaagtcacttaactctgtctcactttccttatcttaaaatgagttggagaagtaaatggcaaactatttcagtatctttgccaagagaatcccaaataGAGCCACAAGAAAGAGttgtgaaatgactgaataacaagagTTTGCTACTCAGCTAGATTTTTTCCTGTCTTGTATTTGTGcaattaattctttaaaactaAAAAGAGGTTTACATGTATCCTAAACATCTTACAAGCAAAGTAGTTGAAAGCTCAATAAACACTGGATGGAATTTTAAAACTCCCAAaacttagagaaataaaaattaaggggcagctaggtggcgcagccttgaattcaggaggacccagttcaaatctggtctcagacacttaacacttcctagctgtgtgaccctgggcaagtcagttaaccccagcctcagggaggaaaaaaaagttaaaataactttgaaatataaccTCATGCCTATTAAATTggcaattacatttaaaaattacaaaatttattgTTGTTATGGCTGTGGAGAATCAGGTACATTGTTCAACTGCTGAAGTGAACTAGTACAATCTTCTGGGAAAGCAATGTGAcattatataaaactttatatcTTCAGACTTACTCATCTGATTGTAAGGACTGTATTCTAAAGATGttcctaaaaggaaaaaatacatatttttgtttaaaaattgttcatagtaatattatttattatagaggaaaaaaagtccagttcagtcaataaatatttattaaatgtgtgcTATGTGCTGGGTATCAAGCAAAATGAAGGGactacaaagaaaggtaaaagacagtccctaagAAATTCAGGGCTTAGAGCTCTGAAGTATCAGGTGAAAATTGGGGCATATGAAAGAGATGTTATGAAAGTACAGACATACCTCAAAGATATTGTGGATTTGGTTCCAGACCACTGAAATAAAGTGAATATTACaataaagaaatatacaaattttGTGGTTTCCCAGTGCATATgaaagttttatttatattatatcataatcCATTAAGTTTGTAGTGGTATTAGGTCTAAAGAAAGAATGTATatatcttaattaaaaaatattttattgccaAAAATGCTTACTGCCATCTAAGCCTTCAGTGaatcataatctttttgctagtgGAGGGTCTTGTCTCAGTGTTTATGTCTGTTGACTGATCACGGTCATGGTTGCTGAAGGCTGGGGTGGCCGtggtaatttcttaaaataaaacaacaataaagttttctgcatcaattgactCTTCAtttcacttgaacacttagaAAACATTGTAGGGATCTTAACAGACTTAACGATGTTGTGTCTCAGGGAATAGAGAGGCtcaaggagagggagaaagattggGAAATGACTGGTTTGTGGAGCAGAGTACACATTTATCTATGaagtttaatttcttatatgCAGTTTGTGAAgccccaaaacaattacaatagtaacaGCCAATATCACTGATCACATACCACaataacagatataataataatgcaaaagtttgaaatattttgagaattaccaaaatgtgacacagagacGTGATGTAAGTACATGCTATTAGGAAAGTGGCTCCAATCGACTTGCTTGAGGTAGGATTGCCACAAACCTtccatttgtaaaaacaaaacaaaacaaaaaaaccactgtTTACAAGGCACAATAAAGCAAGgacaataaaatgagatatatttatatGACAGGCCTTGACAACATATAGAATGTGGTGGGAACAGTTGGAGGTAGACAATAGAGACAATAATACCTAAGCTGTGAATCTGGGTGACTTAAAATGGTGGTAGCTTCAACAATAATCTATCAGAAATTTGAAAGTTTAGAGGGGAAAGATAAAGTTTTGTTGgtcatattgagtttaagattcTTACAaaatatccagtttgagatgttcaAATGGAAATTGAAAATGTGAGACCATAAGTCAGTAGATATGTTAAAACTGGATAAGTAGATctgaaaatcatcagcatagagatgacaaATGGACGCaaaggagctgatgagatcaccaagtataATAGTATAGAGGCGAAAAAGAAATGTGCCCAGGACAGAGCTCTATGGGAATTCTGTAGTTAGTAGCAttgacctggatgaagatccagctaAGGAAATTGAGAAGGAAGGGGGTCAGACAGTTTGGAGGAGAACCAGGGGAGAataatgtcatgaaaacctaaagagaagaaaatattaataagaaaGTGATCAGTATCACAGGCTGCAGAGAGGtgaagaatgaggattgagaagaggccattagatttggcagttaaaataacattaataactTTAGAAGATAAGAGAAAGTAGAAACAATATACACATTGACTATCTTtaaataacagtaaaatcaataaaatcacaggaaaaAAGTTTCAAAAGAGGATACAAAAATTGATTTTGTGATATTAcctttgctaaggcaattggggttaagtgacttgcccaaggtcacacaggaaatattaagtgtctgagggcagatttgaactcaggtcctcttgacttcagaagtggtgctctatccactgccccatctagctgcctcaatttTGTGAtattaaagtttatatatatatacatatatacatatatatagtatatttttaaaatagtaagcttctatttttgtttgatattaaaaattttttatttgtatatttaagtATGTTTTTATTATCAagtgtttattaaacacctgACATGTATCAGGAACTATATTAGTGTAATGAAAGAATTGGCCAATGAGGATCCAGTTTTTAAGCACATATAGATATTTCCCTGCCTGGTTCCTGTCTAAGCAACCACTTGGAATGTTGGAGATTCTAGCCATGTGTGATCAAATTATTATGGGATAATGCCATCTTCTAATTGGTTGAGGAACAGAAAGGACTGGCGATGCACGATGTGgcaaactggaagtgagttaaaATACGAGGAAATAACcaatctttccctcttttccttttggtAACGAGTGAGGCAAAAACTGCTATGAACAACAGGATGGTAGAGAGCTGAAGTGAGGCCACTCTGCTGTCAGGTGGCCATGAGCACCtgttcctttgcttctttttcatttgtcttttcgTAGCTTAAGTGAATGAATATCTTCAGATGGAATTGTTAATTTTCAGTTTCAAGGTCACAGTGATTTTATGAGTTTGGGAGATCCATTAGAGATTTTACCACAGAGTAAGAGTCCGTAACAGTGTAGTAACACCGGAGTGGGAGTGGTGGAACAGAGGTGGAAAGTTAATTTAATTATCTGAGGACAAGGATGGCTTCAGGAGTGCGACCCTCGAAGAAAGACTGCCTACAGACTTTAGAAAGGAATGATATTTGAAATTCAGTAGAAAACTATACTTAAGGGGAAAGgatttaagaaagggaaaaaagactttCAGGGTCaagatttaaatagaaaatggCATAAGAAGTTGGGCTAAGCCTCATTCCTGTCAAGACTGATTTCCAGTTCCTTCCTAGGTAATTTATGTTTTTCAGccaacaactcttttttttttgtcttcggAGATATACATAGAAAGAAGCATACAATCTTCTTAAGATGTATATacaatctttgtatttttaatatttgttccaattacacataaaaacaatttttaatattcattttaaaaatttctccatattttctcctttctcccttctatcTCCCCTCCCAGAGATGATAAGCATTTGACATAGATTGTATTATATAGACttcttaataaaaaataacagaattggggcaagtaggtggtgctatggatagagcaccagccctgaagttcaaatctggcctcagatacttaacacttcctagatgtgtgaccctgagcaagtcacttaacctcaactgcctcagcaaggaaaaaaattaataattacagAATTAGTCAATGCCAAAAGTTGCAAAGAACTAAATTAAAACTTgatgtaaggggaaaaaaattccctcATGACTAGAGTTGGTCAAAAGTGGAATGGTCTATTTTGGAATGTGGAGGGTTTTCCTTCAttggaggtctttaagcaaagactTTTGTTGGGCAGGTGTACAGAAAATTCTTGTTCAGGAATGAATTGGTTACTGAGTTTCCTTCTAAATCTGAAATTCTATCAAAGCAGAGGTCCAGGCAAAGTGCTCCACAATAATcttcaaagaaagagaaggattcCAAGTAAGAGGATCAGAGGAGACCTCTGGGGCAGTGGCACCTAAACTGGGCTTTAAAGGAATAGAAGAATTTCAATAGGAGAGTTGAAGTGGAAATATAATCAATcaagataaagaaattttaatggaattttcacCAATGTGAGGATGCAAAGGAGCTGCTAAATGTGATAAGAAATAGTCCAGTTGGGTTGCAATTTAGGGTGCACAAAGGAGATTAATGTCAAATAAGATTGGAAAGTTAATTGGTATCAGATTATAGTGGGCCTTACAGGCTAAGTAAGGAGAGTTTGCATTTCAGACTACaggccaaagcttcttaaactttttcctctcatgaccctatttagctcaagaaatttttacatgaccgtcgtttataaaatagatatacaagtcaaacatttacaataataaatcataattctgcaACCTCTGTATTCAGTTATGAAACGCAATATGGGGTCAccagccacagtttaagaagctgggctgtAGGCTACAGGGAGCTAATGAAGTTTTTTAAGCAAGGGAGTCATATTTGTGAAGAGGGAAGATTGAGCAGAGAGAGACCGAGTCAGGAGGTTATTACAATGATCCATCCAAGAAGAGAGGTGGAttatgaaatggacaaaagactggccccaTCCCTGGGTCATGAGACCCTAGATTTTCCTAGAAGTGGTTACTTAAAAGGTAATGAGATCCTGGACTTTCCGAAGAAGTGTTCGCCTAACAATGTCAGGCCAACATTGCGATGTGTGTCGACATACCCCGTTGTGTGCTCCCCCACATCCTGCCATTTCCCCATTGTAAGCGAGAGACTGTCAAGGAAACTTGTACACAAGGCTGTACTGACGAGTGGCAAACGTGCTTAAAAGTCTGTCCCcctgtcctgggactggcagtctctctgatctgtttctccactcctgtcaCCCCAGTtcattaattagtatttcagcattctcaaaggaccttgtagtttggtatcaggcctctaaaagttcggggtttgcctgccttggtctaactgGATAATCTGCTCTGcaatctgatcctttctgcagcccTGTCTGTTCCTCGGGacggggacaggtggagctactccaagcctcaccTTGTCCCCTGGAGAGGGCTGCCCTCTGAATGGGCCTTGAGCCCTGGAGCCCTGCTGCTctgtaagcagaggctgagttaagtgACAAAGGACTgcagacctaactcacagtgaactgtccatctcaaactggattctctggctgaggtGATGCTCCAGAACTGTAGAGTACCTGACATACTTGCAACAAGGGAGCCTTTGTACAGctgttaactctggggttatcagggagagacttgtccttgcatttttttcctagttttatttaatGTCTCTTTAAGtgccctgactcagtttccctaattggttctgcctcagtttccctaaattgttctgcctcagtttccttaactgttctgcctcaatctcctTAGTTGCAAAACCCCCTTCTGGTTCACTAAGACTggggaccatttgctctaaggttgtaaattgttaatgtgagactcaagataagggggagttcagacttcctggctcctagctccttctgtcATTGCTCTTCtttatcccaatttatcagaatgtctggtgtCTCCCAGACgcgtcagaaccagattgatatgGTTCCCACTCTCAGTGTTCTGACCCCGCCCCTGCCTTGGTCTGAGCCATGCGTGCATACATGTCATTCACCACTGGAGACTTTGAGACCAGAGTCCTGCCAATCAATCTCTCCCCTTGATGGAATGTTGGGTTTGTGGTCTctctcctgcctcagtttctccggcccTACATTTGCCTTCTTAGCTCTCAGGTCGAGGCAGACATTAGGACCCTAGAGGGTCTCATTACTCCTCTAGAAAAGTGGGAGGGCTGCCTGGCCGAAGTTGTAGTGCAGAAGCAGAGGGCTAGGCCTGCTGCTCACGGAGCAGGGGTCTGTGTTTGGCACTGGGAGAGCCACGCCCGAGCCCGGTGGAAAGTCCTCTACTAGCTGAGAGCATAAATGATTTCACCTCTCTGGGCTTCGTTCGTGAAACTGACTGCAGATGGTCTGAGATCTTTCCCGCGCTCATTCACAAAGTGAGTCACGATAAATGATCTCTGGGGTCTTCTTCTAAATAGAATGATCCTATAGTGCCGGGGGAATTGAGCCCCTCAAGTTCCTTCCATTTATAAAGgcttaaaagtttgcaaaattttacataaatgcTCTCCTTTGACCCTCACAACTAATAAGGGATGGGGGCTATTgttgtcccattttacagatgagattgaGACGTTGAGGGTACCCGGGACCGTCAGGTCTCGTTCATGGGTCTCTCCATCTGGGACATCTTCCCTGCCTTCCCGGCGCCCACCGCTTAAAGGTGAGCCTTGTGACTGATTTGCAACATTCCGTCGGTCTCCTTTTGCATCCACTGAACTCTTTCCTGATTGTTACTAGACCGTAAGCTCCATGAAGGCGGACCGCCGTGTTCTGTCTCCCAACATTCCGAAGCACTGCACTCAGGAGACTTAATTAGGAAATGTACGTTAAACGTTTCCCCAGTTACAGACACACGTAGCTGGGGCTGGGGCTATTCGCTTTGGCCTTGAAGAAGGAGAGCTGCCGTTTCTTTCTCCGATTAAAAGATCCGCGGCAAATTTGTCTGAGAAAGCTTGCAAAGACACGGCATTAAAGCAAGCCGGCTGCAGGCGCATGCGCCCAAGGTCCCTTTCATTCAAATTGCTTTTCGGTGTCTCTTGGCCCCAGCGCCTTGCCGTCGCGGCCACGAAGCCTTCGACGGTCCGCTGCAATGGCGGCGGGGGTGCCCGATCCCCAGTCGCGATTCGGCCACTCGGTAAAGGGGCTGCTCACCGAGAAGGTGAATGCCTGTGGGACCGACGTGATCGCCCTCACCAAGCAGGTGTTGAAGGGTTCACGGAGCTCTGAGGTGAGACGgaaggctgctgctgctgcagaggaggggggagagagggagaggagaggaggggaggggagaactCTTTCGGCGAGCGCTGAAGCAGCGGGCGGAAGCCTCGCTACATATTGGGATTTGTAGTTTTTTATGGAACCCGTTTCAGCATCTGGTTGAGTTTGGAGATTGAGTGGTGCATCCTGGGAATTGTAGTCCATCGGGGCGTGAAAGAGACGTGGTGGGTGTGGCTACTGCGTGGACTTGTAGTTTCTTGAGTATTGAGTTCCAGAACTGGAACGTGAGGAGCCAATCCCCTCAGACAGTAATAGAATCATTATATTTAGAAGAAGATCCCAGACATCATTTATCGTAAATGACTCATTTTGTGAGAAGATCACCTAAAGTCAGTTTCACGAGTGCAGCCCAGAGAGGTTGTCGTTAGTCCCGGCTCGCCCAGCCAGGAGTTTTTGATCCCGTGTTCTGACCCGGGTCCGGGGTTCTGTGCCGGAAGCTTTTCTTTGGGATTATGGGATTAAAGAATGTGGGACTGAAAGTGAGTTTAAGAGGATGGTGGCCCGGAGATGGGATCTGCCCGGTCCGTATTTGGAATCTCCTCCTCCTGGCAAGACGCTGCTGCCCGTGGTCGTTAGAGAGCCGGGACCCTGGGCCGCCTGCCCTGCCGGGGGACCCACGCCTTCCCTCCTGGATTCTTGAGTGCTGAGTCCCAGAACTGCTTCGTTCCGGGCACCGGGGATACAAAGGAAAGGTCCCTGCCCCTCAAGGAGCATGCTGTCAAATGGGAGAGTCAGAGCCGGCCAGGCGGGAACCACTCACATACATCgttctttttattacattaagTGAATAAATGACGCTTTTTAGCTTAGGACACAATCCTTATGACTGGAAGAACTCTTCCATGGGTTGTCCTCCCTGAGCCTCGAGGCGGCTCCGAAATGGCCATTTAAAAGTTgcaaaagagggaaggaaaatgagGTTCCAGGTAGTGCTGGTGGCCGGAGACGTCCAGTCCCCCTGCAACCAGGAGACATATACGGGAGCTTTAGGGCTCGATTTCAGTGTCTGAACCCTCAGGGGCTGTGAGTGGAAAGTACAGCCCCATACAACTGACGGGTGTCAGTCAAAGGAACGAGGGATATTTACCCTGAAAAGGGAAAGATCCAGGGGAACACAACAACTGTCTTCAAGTTGtaggagaggggcagctaggtggcgcagtgtatggagcaccagccctgaagtcaggaggaccggagttcaaatctggtctcagacacttaacacttcctagctgtgtgaccctgggcaagtcacttaaccccagcctcagaaaaaggaagaaagtctTAGGAGAGCGGTCACCTAGAAATTaaggtggtttttttgtttgtttgcctgtTTTGGTttttcccctagatgtcaagtgaCATCTCTGTGAGCTTGAGGCTTTCTCTGggcatcagttttgttttttttttttcatttctttatagtattttatttttccaaatatatgcaaatatagttttcagcatGCGCCTTTGCAAGagcttatgttccaaatttttctcctctccctcatgttcctcctcaagatagcaagcaatctgatatgttaaacatatgcagttcctctgaacatatttccatattcatcatgctgtatgAGAAAAACCTGATCAAAAACCATgcgagaaggaaaaataaataagcatacaAACAACAgaaaggtgaaagtactatgctttggtccacattcaggctccatagttctctctttatctgaaaaatgaaggatttggactagCTGGCCTCCAGGATTCCTTAATTTGTTATCGTGGGAGCCTGTAAGTTGCAAGTTTTGACTTGGTGTAAGGGAAAATGGAAGAACTGGAGCTATCAAAAAGTAGAAGAGGCTGCCTCGTGAGGGGAGGGTCATTCCTGCTCCCTAGAGGTCTTCAAGTGAAGCTGAATTACCCTTTCTTTGTCAGGGGTATTTTAGGGGTGATTGTTGGCCAGGTATTGGGTGGACTAGATAGTTGGTTTTGGGGGTCTTTTCCACTCTGAAGTTTTTGATTCTCAGCCTCACCTTTTGGCCTGACACCCTCCCATCCCCCAAGTCTTCTGAGCAAGCGGGGAGTAAGCCAGAGTCCCCATCTCAGCGCTTGGCTAATGAGCCATGTGAGGAGCTCAGCAGTTTCAGAGTACTTCTGTTCTGAAGCGTTGGCCTTTAGAACAGATGTCAGAACCGTGCCAGGCTTGCCACGGAGCCAAGGAAATGCATTCTCAACatgaacaaatggaaaattaGCCTCCATTACATCTTGAGTGTATGTGCAGTGGGGAGGGTGCAACAGCTGCACTAGGAAGATTGCAGGAAGTTTGGAAATTGTGTTGattattaccatttttatttttgtctttcagcTGCTGGGTCAGGCAGCTCGAAACATGGTATTGCAGGAAGATGCCATCTTGCACTCAGAAGACGTAAGAAGTATTTTCTTCTAAGAGTCAGATTTTCTAAGGACAGTGTAACTCATGTTGCTGCCATGAAGTGGACAGTCATATttctgtgtttgtttgtttttgtatacaGAGTTTAAGGAAAATGGCAATTATAACAACTCATCTTCAGTATCAGTAAGTACGATGTAAACTCCAGAGTTAGCTTCTCATTCCTTCATTTGGTCGCTACTTAGACATTACCCTTAGCTTCTTTTTTGAGATTCTGCACatcccgtgtgtgtgtgtgtgtgtgtgtgtgtgtgtgtgtgtgtgtgtgtgtgtgtgtaggtaggGGGTCATTTCAGAGTTTATTTCCTGGATAAGATGCCCAAAGTTACAGAGAAAGTTGGGAGgcgggagaagaggaagaggaagtttTTGCAGGATTTTCTGTGCCCCTTATGATATCCCCAGGATAGGCCAAAGAGGCAGAAAGTTTGTTTCAGGAGCATACTGGCCCAGGGGGAATGATGGGAATGATTGGGACTCAGATATGTATATTGGGAAATATCACGGCAGTTCACCTTGACACAGTTGTTCCAATACATACAGGTCATGCAGATGGCTTTAAAAAATAGATGTTCCTAAGATTCCTCAAATAATCACATTGTAGTTTTAAGAAACTTCATTTATTATTCCTCAGATTTgcttcagtttaatttttttatctttagagcCTAGCCTCTAAGAAGGAAATTGGAGTGgttaatttgtttcatttgtttctttttgaggAATGTTCAATTGCATTTGAActtctaatattttaataaatagtatTGTACATGGTTGTTCTTCATATGGGTATAG
The DNA window shown above is from Sminthopsis crassicaudata isolate SCR6 chromosome 2, ASM4859323v1, whole genome shotgun sequence and carries:
- the BORCS7 gene encoding BLOC-1-related complex subunit 7 is translated as MAAGVPDPQSRFGHSVKGLLTEKVNACGTDVIALTKQVLKGSRSSELLGQAARNMVLQEDAILHSEDSLRKMAIITTHLQYQQEAIQKNVELSSNLQDQLKHLLK